The Nicotiana tabacum cultivar K326 chromosome 1, ASM71507v2, whole genome shotgun sequence genome segment AATACCCAAAGCTTGTTCGTTGCCAATCTCTATAATACTttgtccttctacttgaatagaaTCAAATGTTTCAAGCACCTCTTCAGTTATTGGTTGGGCTTCAACCATATCTATTTCCAATATCTGTTGGCATTTATTTTGATTATCATGTTGAGTTTTTCTGTTGACATGTTAAAAGGTGCTTGTTGATCCAAAAACTCTTTCCAAAATATCAACAATGAAACGACAACCCTTGAAGAGTGAATGACTTTTTAGTAACTCTATACATGTGTGAAGATCTAAATCTTTGGATACAAGCATTCCCTTGCTTGTTCCAAGGCTGATATCAAACCATACCACTGCCTTAAACTTGTCTCTATCCAATTCAATAACTTCAAAGATCTGTttaatgaaatcttcaaaccGAATTGCCTCAGTTACTAGAACAAGCTTTGTTTGATGATCAAGATACTTATAGTCTTCAGTCCATCTACCATTAAAAGAAACTATAATGCATATTATTTCTATCCTGCAAGTCAAGAGAATGGGAAACTCAAGACATAATTATAGAGCAATCCTTGTATAATTAAGAACAGGTACTGTAAGTTCAAGAccaagttaaggaccaagtgtccttaacttttgaacttggaattcaaagttaaggaccaagtgtacttaacttcaggaccaagtgtccttaactttttaacttggaactcaaagttcaggaccaaatgtccttaacttatgaACTTGGAACttaaagttcaggaccaagtgttcTTAAGTTATGAACTTGGAACTGTAAGTAAAGGACCAAAAgcccttaacttttgaacttggaaataaaagttcaggaccaagtgtccttaacttttgaacttggaattcaaagttaaggaccaagtgttcttaacttttgaacttgaaacttgaagttaaggacgacctgtccttaactttttaacttgtaactctaagttaaggaccaagtgtccttaacttttgaacatgtaagtcaaagttcaggaccaagtgtcattaacttttcaacttgaaactcaaacttcaggaccaagtatccttaacttttcaacttgaaactcaaacttcaggaccaagtgtccttaacttttcaacttgaaactcaaacttcaggaccaagtgtccttaacttttcaacttgaaactcaaacttcaggaccaagtgtccttaacttttcaacttgaaactcaaacttcaggaccaagtgtccttaactttttcaaaACAATTTGCAAAACTATGACAGTATGTCCTTAATATTCAAAAGAATAgtaaaaaagttaaggacattgtgtccttaactttttcaattcaatttgcaaaatcaggacactatgtccttaatattagtAACAACGGTCATGTTAAGGACACCAAATTCTTAACATTATGTGCTCAATTTTTATAGAATTATCACAAGATGCGATGTCCTTAACCTTATCAAtccagaaattcaaaaaaaaatcaaattcctagtgacgaaataaaaatcaatagaaacacaCAAAAGCATAACTTACTGTACATTTATGTCGATTTTTGGACGAGAAAGTTGAATTCTATAGTTTCAAATCGGAAGAGAAGCTTCTGCAATTCTATAGTTTGAAATTCGACGATCATAGCCTCTGCTGCTGCTGAAGTTAGTTACGTGTTGCTGCTGCTGATCGTTAATAAAAGCGTAGGTATAAGTTatagcagaagggtattttcgttcAGTCAGGTAAAAGTTTATTAAACCAGTGgttaaagactaaagacatttaaAACGTTGGCTTTATTTAAAGTAAAGACATGTGCTCTTAATGGCTATTTGTGCACATCGCCCATGATTTGTCATGGGAAAAATACAAAAGTGGCCAGTCGGCTTAAATTAATTGTATTTGCTAACCAAAtattcatatgaaaaatatatattatatgtgtataatacacatagatacaaaatatatattttcagcTATTATTTTTTGAAGccacaaaaaatatacatttatcAATTTGTCACTACGTCCTGCTAAGCAACGGTTGTTGACTTGTAGTTTATTAACGTATTGTGCCATCTATATATACGAATTAACATGGACTGATGGACTCATTTACTAATACATATGAATTCTATAGCTTCCAGTTATAGCTATACCTGGTCTTAGAGAATAGAGAGAACTAAAATGAAACTACtttggagattcctttggatGTATTATCAAATTACAATATGTGATCGATCGATCGTTATTCAGATCATAGCCACTTCAGACAAACAAACTAATTTGGATAAGGCAAAGACTATGACCACTTCAAGCAAATTAAACAACAAATTAAAAGAGTAGAGTCTCCATTGTTCTACTTAGCCACTTCATGTGTAGTTGCAGTCATCTTCAAGGGGAAATTTTGGTGAGCATTACCAAGTGGACAGAAGGCAATCTTATAGTTGGTTTTTCCACTTGGGCAATCAAACATGAATTCAGAACTATCTTCATCTGGGGAGCTATGAGCTTCAGGgcatttttctttgaaaaatttgAAGTATTTTTCTGTAGAATAGGTATTACAACGTCCATCTGGTGTTTTGTAAACATCACAAGGATTATTACATCCTCCAGTAACCTTAAGGTCATCAGGACACTCACTGTTAATATTAGCCGTGCATGAAATTGCATGGCATTTCCCGCCGCTAGTAACAACGGTTGGGGTGAAACTTATTGGAATATTGAATCCATCCTCTAAAGAAATGTAAAAAAGATCTAAGTCGTTGCGGTTGTCCAATGCGAATCGTATCAAGGTGTTTGGTTTTTTACCCCACCCTGTGCAATTCAGGACTCCATCACAGTCACCGGTTTGGCACGAACCCTTACCCGAACTATCAAAGGTACAATCAGTACGACCCCATATACGTCCTATGGCGTGAGGTGGTTCTCTAATGGTCCAAGTTTGGCCTTGATCGAGACGTCGACCACCGCCTATGTCGGCTGCTGCCGCCCAGACTGTGTACGGACAGTTGTTTCTGATCTCAATATCAGTGGTGTGTTCATCAGCATAAGCAAAAGTCAAGATGGCTAGGAGGGAGAACACAACAAAAGTTGTTAAGTAGCCCATGTTGAAGGAAATTTCAAAGTAAGATTGGTTTTTGGATATTGCTTTACATATACGGGTTTATATAGGGTATGCCAAAGCTTTTTGGCACCACGAAAATTAATCATATATTATACTAGCTGATAAATCAATTAATAAGCTTCAAAGATGTTAAGGGCCTAACAATTATTTTATGATCATAGACGTCAATTTATTTGATAATATACGTGCAAACTTGTATTGTGAATATCTCCACATATTTGAAAAGCCACCAATATTTTAATCAGAAATCAGAAACAGCCTGCAAGCAATTAATATATTTTCACCGTTGACAATTTcctgttttattttatttattagtgATTTCttatttcaaagttcaaacattTCAATTTCAATGATAACACTGGCGAGTATAAACAACTTACGGAGTACGTACTATTTTTTAAATTAGTGCTTAATATAGTGGAtggttaaaatttaaaattatagagatatttgaaaaaataaaaaagcaaagtCCACTCCGTAGAGGATTGGCCATATGGTTTTTTTAGGAGTAACATATATCTTCT includes the following:
- the LOC107787795 gene encoding osmotin-like protein OSML81 — translated: MGYLTTFVVFSLLAILTFAYADEHTTDIEIRNNCPYTVWAAAADIGGGRRLDQGQTWTIREPPHAIGRIWGRTDCTFDSSGKGSCQTGDCDGVLNCTGWGKKPNTLIRFALDNRNDLDLFYISLEDGFNIPISFTPTVVTSGGKCHAISCTANINSECPDDLKVTGGCNNPCDVYKTPDGRCNTYSTEKYFKFFKEKCPEAHSSPDEDSSEFMFDCPSGKTNYKIAFCPLGNAHQNFPLKMTATTHEVAK